A section of the Ornithinimicrobium sufpigmenti genome encodes:
- a CDS encoding AAA family ATPase, whose product MIQLEHLHVEEFRGIRSIYLNLAGESFVVYGPNGSGKSGVVDAIDFALTGGIARLEGDGTGGVTLLNHGPHVHRRNDPAAAKVVLAVKDTETGEIATITRSIKTAGTFTLEPDTAAMRKALQEAMDHPELTLSRRELIKYIVAKAGQRAAEVQALLKLDRVEALRRSLKATSSKATAGAKTAASERTLAEQSFQQHLGLTSLLSTEVLREINKRRETLGLAALTELTVDTDVLHASGEKRKTTYLNLESARRDLTTLRTAITDDAAIKTARERLQGKVATFADSPSMMDAIRHRQLLDLGLAAIEGASCPLCDRAWESRESLEAHVTERITATETAQALREEVVAAASSYRATLRGLREQVERIGPAAREFGSGELPHLLKSWTDSLSALEGSLGTFEAVTAEDAAHSATAHVPSEALTEALGSLAKSLDEIPDESDEDAARTFLDLAKDRWTRVRLARVGAEKADAVSKAAQAAYDLYCAAADEALSTLYATVEHDFSRYYQFLNSDDEEAFRAELVPSAGSLDLKVDFYELGMFPPVAYHSEGHQDGMGVCLYLALVKQLLGSNFKYAVLDDVVMSVDSNHRRRFAELLKMQFPGVQFIITTHDEVWARQMRSAGLVKTASMARFYGWTVDAGPTHGAGDAWTAIETDLGDGDIAGAAHKLRRALEASTSDITESIGGPVTYRSDASYDLSVFLDSIKGRHGKLLGIAASSAQSWGNHQQAQRVEQLKQRRNAVIPEQAAESWLLNKLVHNNDWANGTEADFRPVLAAARDFLSLFRCDNPDCESWITVSGRPGSEESLRCACQTYNLNLKKR is encoded by the coding sequence ATGATCCAGCTTGAGCACCTCCACGTAGAAGAGTTTCGAGGCATCCGCTCCATCTACTTGAATCTCGCCGGCGAGTCGTTTGTCGTCTACGGGCCGAACGGGTCCGGGAAGAGCGGTGTCGTAGACGCTATTGACTTCGCACTCACCGGGGGCATCGCCCGGCTCGAAGGTGACGGAACCGGCGGCGTGACCCTTCTGAACCACGGGCCGCATGTGCATCGGCGCAATGACCCCGCAGCGGCGAAGGTCGTACTCGCAGTCAAGGACACCGAAACAGGTGAAATCGCGACGATCACCCGCAGCATCAAGACGGCCGGGACCTTCACACTCGAACCCGACACGGCGGCCATGCGCAAGGCGCTGCAAGAAGCCATGGACCATCCTGAACTCACCCTGTCGCGCCGCGAGCTGATCAAGTACATCGTCGCCAAGGCCGGCCAGCGCGCTGCGGAGGTACAGGCGCTCCTGAAGCTCGACCGGGTCGAAGCGTTGCGCAGATCGCTCAAGGCCACATCGTCCAAGGCAACAGCAGGCGCAAAGACCGCCGCCTCCGAACGCACCCTCGCAGAACAGAGCTTCCAACAGCATCTCGGCTTGACCTCGCTGCTGTCCACCGAGGTCCTGCGAGAAATCAACAAGCGACGCGAGACGCTGGGGCTGGCGGCACTAACCGAACTCACCGTCGATACCGACGTGCTGCATGCCTCGGGTGAGAAGCGAAAGACCACCTACCTCAATCTGGAGAGCGCCCGACGAGACCTCACCACGCTGCGTACCGCGATCACCGATGATGCGGCGATCAAGACAGCTCGCGAACGGCTTCAGGGCAAAGTCGCGACCTTCGCCGACTCCCCTTCGATGATGGACGCGATTCGGCACCGACAACTCCTAGATCTGGGGCTAGCCGCGATCGAAGGAGCGTCCTGTCCGCTCTGCGACCGGGCGTGGGAATCGCGCGAGAGCCTTGAAGCGCACGTCACCGAACGCATCACCGCTACGGAGACTGCTCAAGCGCTTCGCGAAGAAGTCGTCGCAGCGGCGAGTTCCTATCGAGCCACCCTTCGGGGGCTGCGCGAGCAAGTCGAGAGAATCGGACCAGCCGCACGCGAGTTTGGGTCGGGGGAGCTCCCTCACCTTCTGAAGTCCTGGACAGACTCCTTGTCCGCCCTCGAAGGATCGCTCGGCACTTTCGAAGCGGTGACGGCGGAGGACGCTGCGCACTCAGCGACTGCGCACGTTCCCTCGGAGGCACTGACGGAGGCACTCGGCTCCCTAGCCAAGTCGCTTGACGAGATTCCCGATGAGTCGGACGAGGATGCCGCCCGCACCTTCCTCGACCTGGCCAAAGACCGATGGACGCGGGTACGTCTCGCGCGCGTCGGCGCTGAGAAGGCGGATGCCGTTAGCAAGGCGGCACAAGCCGCCTACGATCTCTACTGCGCCGCCGCCGACGAGGCACTCTCCACGCTCTACGCAACTGTCGAGCACGACTTCAGCCGTTACTACCAGTTCCTCAACTCCGATGACGAGGAAGCGTTCCGCGCCGAACTGGTACCCAGCGCGGGAAGCCTCGACCTGAAGGTCGACTTCTACGAGCTCGGCATGTTCCCGCCCGTTGCTTACCACAGCGAAGGTCACCAGGACGGGATGGGCGTCTGCCTGTACCTCGCTCTGGTCAAGCAACTCCTTGGCTCAAACTTCAAGTACGCAGTGCTCGACGACGTCGTGATGTCCGTCGATTCGAATCACAGACGCCGCTTCGCCGAACTCTTGAAGATGCAGTTCCCCGGCGTCCAGTTCATTATCACCACCCACGACGAGGTCTGGGCGCGACAAATGCGCTCGGCCGGCTTGGTCAAGACCGCTTCGATGGCACGGTTCTACGGCTGGACCGTCGACGCCGGCCCGACACACGGCGCCGGCGATGCGTGGACCGCCATCGAGACTGACCTCGGTGATGGCGACATCGCCGGCGCCGCACACAAGCTCCGTCGAGCACTTGAGGCAAGCACTTCGGACATCACGGAGAGCATCGGTGGCCCAGTGACCTATCGCAGCGACGCCTCCTACGATCTCTCGGTGTTCCTCGACTCAATCAAGGGGCGACATGGCAAGCTCTTGGGCATCGCCGCAAGCTCAGCGCAGTCATGGGGCAACCATCAGCAGGCCCAACGGGTCGAACAACTCAAGCAACGACGCAACGCCGTCATCCCCGAGCAAGCCGCTGAGTCATGGCTCCTGAACAAACTCGTCCACAACAACGACTGGGCCAACGGCACAGAGGCCGACTTCAGGCCAGTCCTCGCCGCCGCCCGAGACTTTCTGTCGCTCTTCCGGTGCGACAATCCCGACTGCGAATCCTGGATCACCGTCAGCGGTAGGCCGGGATCTGAGGAGTCGCTGCGCTGCGCGTGCCAAACGTACAACCTGAACTTGAAGAAGAGGTAG